GGTGTTTGCAGCTGTAACGAGCGCGGTCGCAACGAGAGGGCCGATGGTCGCCCCTATTCCGTAAGTCCCGTGCTGTACACCCAGCATGAACGTTCCGTTCTGGAGACCACCACAGAAGAGGTTTCCGATGGCCACATTTATCGAGATGCTGAAGCCGATAAAGAAGAATGATAGAACGACAACGATGAAAGGGGCGCCGCAGATGATGGGGATATATGCCAGAGTGACGAGAGCCTGGCCCAAACCAAGAAGTTTGGCTCGACCAAGTTTTTCTTTAAGAATATCGATGAACACGGCCGCTGCAATGAATCCAATGGCTTTACCGACGAATATAAGGGATACAGTGGCATAGCCAATGCCATAGTACCTAAATATATTAGCTTATGTCGTTCGGGGGAAAGATTATCGACATACTTCTCCATATAGGGGATCAAAGCACCAGTAGCACCATCACTAAGAGCATTATTTATTTGGGATAGACAGGTCGAGATAAGTCTGAAGCGGTTCATGAAAGGGTCCCAGATAGTCGGTGCAACTTCGACAGTCTCAGTATTCGAATCTGGACGATCAGGTTGGCTCATTTCTAAGTCGTCGACATGGTCGGAAGATGCATTGTCTGGTTTTGGATCATCTCGGACAGGTAGAATCTCGAGGTCAAAAGATTCTCTCTGGGCTGAGCCGATATGAGTTCTCGAGGTAGTCATTGGCGGGGCTGTTAATGGACGAGACATATCTTCCTTTGCCGGATTTGTAGGTACTGGCTGAACTACTGAGAGACCTGAAAGCATTGAAGTCTCCATGGTGTATGAGCACTAGGCCACCAAGAACTTAATGATTCGATATATAGTAATGGATAATCAGGAGAACATTCGATCCCATTGTGTAAGGAGTTCCGAGGGACAAGTGTGCTTGAGCCTGTCTACAGTGGTTAAGTAAGTAGTTTTAGTTGTTCGGTTTTGTATCAAATTATCATGAATCTCACAAGGTCAACTTGAGTCACCCGGTCACCCAGATCTTGATATCCCCACGGGACATCCTAGCGAGTGGAATGCCTCTATGTGGTAGTTTTTGGAACCCTGACATGCCAGGAGGGGCAACCAAGAGGGTAATCAAGCCGAGTCCACTTCGACAATACCATACGATGTGATTTATTAAGCACGGACTCATACTTAATTGCACCGAATAATTTACCCAGGCGTCACGGGAAGTTTACGATACCAAATGATCTTGTTGTAACTTATCCTTTGTATAAAGATGAGACATCGGTATACGTAGTCCTCAAGCAGTACACACGATCATCTTGAGGCACTGACAACATGTACATCATATTTGACTGTTATGTTGCTGGTCACTCAACTTCATGATAATGAGGTTGGTTCTAATACCACTTTTGGTAACAGCCCCAGCAACCCACCACTAGCAGCCAAGCAATATGCTACTTAAAATACAATCACGATATCCGTACGATCAGGAGAATAACTTATAGCCCGATATGGTAATTTCACAAGATCATGTTGGGAGCAggctaggggaggcaagaaagcGCCTTAACCCTAAGCGACGAAAATATTTAGGTATGTTAGCCTAAGTTTGGGGGACTCTTTGCtaagtttattttggcatcctcttCTAAAGTCtaaagttttcttgctctccGAGGGCAGGACCGGACGTTCCGAATCTAGTAAGTCCGCTCCCACTTACAAGTCATTATGGATAGAGTAGTACTTGGAGTTGTTCTGTCTATCAAGGTATATCGTTCTATCGGTGTCTGCCCCTCCAAGCAACCCCTCCATATTCTTCATGTCTAGAAAATTCCAAGACaaacttttattaaatagcAATCGACATAAAATTTCACGATGGGACGTCCTAAGCGAAATGTTCTCGCGGCCGCAGAGGCTGCATTGACACCTCCTGATTATCTTGAGCCCAACCAGTCTCTCGTTCGCGTTGTCAAGCCTGAAGGAAACAACCTCTACACGTGTGAGCTTCCAAACGGCAAAACCCTTGTACTGGAACTGGCCCAGCGATTTCGAAACACCATTTGGATCAAGCGCGGCGGGTTTGTTTTGGCTGAACGATACGAAGATGGCAAGGAGGACACTCGGGCAGAGGGAGAAATTGTAAATGTTGTCCGTGATGAGAAGGCTTGGCGCAAACAGCCATATTGGTGAGTTTCGTGGTATCTATTCGTCTGAGATGAACTAGGCTAATCAAGTCTATCGCAGGCCCAATGAGTTCGTCAGATATACATACGGACAGGAGCGACTCCGAGGACGAATCCAATGTCGGTAAGATTGCCCCCCAGTGACTTCCGATGATGAGTGAATATGCACTTTCTAGGATCCCAGATCTATTTGTTCTTATATCAAACGTCCCCGACTTGGGCTGCGGTAGCGGGAACGGCACGTCTNNNNNNNNNNNNNNNNNNNNNNNNNNNNNNNNNNNNNNNNNNNNNNNNNNNNNNNNNNNNNNNNNNNNNNNNNNNNNNNNNNNNNNNNNNNNNNNNNNNNTTCACAGCGGATGGTTGAGCTGAGGTCGTGCTTGGGTATACATTCCAAGCCCATTCCTGCGCGGCCCAGATAATTGCCACGATGACGGGGTCTTCGGTGGCTCGCCAGAGGAGATAGGGTGTTGCCCAGGCGAGATAGGCATAGAACTGGTAGTGCAGTGACCGAGCGAACAGCAGACCAATGAGGTTGGCAGTGAGCATCGTTGTCATGGCGTACTCAGGGGTGACGTAGTGAGAAATGCGAAGCTGTTCCTGCATGGTAAACGGGGACTTGAGTCGCAAGAAGGAGGGTATCAGGTCGTAGAGCGACCGTCCAGTTGGTTGGATCCATctcttggagatgaagatcaagagCACCAGAATATGGCAGGCCAGAAGAGATAGAGCAAAATACTTGCTGAGGAAAACTTCCTCGCCCAGCATGCGCCAGTTGACCGTCCACTTGAATTGAAACTGTCGTGATAGTTCAAAAGCCCGAGCCGCATACCCACGAGGGTTCTTAGTGATAAACGGAAGTCCAATGGCGAACTGAATCTGAGCCATGAGCCATGCGAGACGAAGGCTAGGCCATAACCCTCTACCCAGAAAAAGGATGACGCCAATAGCAGGTAGAACCAGTAGTAGCGACATCTTGATTCCAAGACCCCAAGAATATACTAGACTTCCAACGGTCCATTGTCGGCGttggaaaagaaagatggTTAGCCATAGGAAGAAAACGGCGAAGCAGTCGTTGAAACATCGTAGGACGAAGAGGCTATGTAGTCGTTTCGAGGCGATTAGGAAGATGAACATGTACGGAGGGACCTAGAATTGTTAGAAAACTACCTGAAGTGGCCCAGGACGTTACTGACTTTGGCTTTCCAGTAGCAGAGCATCACCACTGCCAACGTAGCCATATATAACACAGCAAATATTTGCTGCGCCAGAAGAATGTTTGTCCCCTTGTCCGTGATGTAGTAAAGTCCCGTGTAAGTGTAGACATGCGCTGCTGGATACACCAAAGGACCAGTGTCGCCCTCCATCTTGGTATAGTCTCTCTCGCCCGATACAAACTGCGAAATCTGCTGCATGTACGCAACCCAGTCGATCTCGGTATCTGTTCCACGAGATTAGCTTCATCATGAGGCTTTGGAAATTTGACGCCACGCACATGGGATCTTCCATATGATCAAGCCACAACCAAGCGCGTCGACCAGCCAGAGCGCGATGGggatgagcttggagagcGCATGGCGGCCATTGAGGACGTTTCTTAGGAAGCGCACGCCCTGACTCAGGGTGCCAGATGCAGATTCTGGCATTTTGAAAATGGAGAATGCGCTGGCTTGTGAAAGGAGGAAAGGAAAGCTTCAAGTTAAAACAGGGGTTCAAGTGTTTGGAGAGAGCTATGTGTGGGAAATGCGGGGCCCCGCGATATGCATATTCTCATATTCTCTACTCACCAACTTCCATCCTTATTAAGCTGAGGGCAATCATAAGAATGAACGAATTAATTATTCATTATCATATCAATTCATAAACGCTTAGTCGATCTACAGCTTAGACTTGGCAGCTTTGCCAACCTTGTCAACAATATCAACTACACCCTCAGCGCAGCCATATGAGCCTTGATATCCCCAGCCAGAGTGGCCATAGTTGTGCACGATCCACGTCTCATCGTCTaacttctcctcctcaagtCGGAGTCCATCTCGTCTCCAAGGACGCAGTCCAACAGCGTGTCGAATCACACTCAGTCCCTTAACTCCCTTACCATCAGCGACCTCAGGGCGTGCCTCAACGATGCGCTGCATGATACGTTGGGCGATATTGGGGTCTGGTTGAGACTCCCAGTTGCCGATATCGTAAGTTCCACCCAAGATTGTGCCACCACCAGCTGCTCGCTGCATGAGGTACATGACATCGGCACCGCCATCCTCAACTCCAGATGTGATAAGCATGGGTGTGCTCTCGTTGCGCACCAGCACAATCTGTCCGCGTGCAGGCGCCATAGTCTCATCCTTGACACCACCCAGCTTCAAGGAGCCTAGGCCTGTCgcgttgacgatgatgttgGGAACGTTGCCCGTGTGGCTCAGTTTCTTGGCCTCGCTGATATCGGTCAGGATACCTCTCTTGAAGACCACGCCGTTTTTCAGACATTGACCGACGAGCCAGGGAAGGTAGATGGCGGTATTGATGCAGACAGATGTGAATTCGCAGCCTGAGTCGTAGCCGCGAGTGACTTCATCAGGGTTCTGTTCTCGGAAATCCTCAAAGATCTCCTTATACCAGGGCTCTTCCATGAAGAGTGCATCAGGGAATGTTTGGTTCTTTGCTGCTTCTGCGTCCTTCTTTCGTCTTTGAATGTGGCACTCTGCTGGATATTAATCCTGTGTTTTTCCTGAGAGTAAAAATGGTGACGCACTTTGGAAGTGAATGCCCGCCTCGGGGACTTGTTCGCACAGTTTCTTGAACTCTACCCATGTTCGACGTTCCCATCTGCTTCTTTCTCGTGTGGCCATACTGGAAATCGTGAGTAGGATGATACAAAATGGACCAGATCACATACGGGCAGACGTTGGCACCAGCAAATGGCGAGGCATATTCAATATCATAGTCACCGGGCATATGCTTGCCCACGACAGTGATCTTGTtgcccttgttcttggaaAGGAGGTAGGCGGACGTCAAGCCAGAAACACCAGCACTTTCATAGTATCAGCTTCGTTCAGAATAGCTTATCCCACCAAGACTCACCCAACGACGACGATTGTGTTCGCCATTTTGATATGTCACGCTTAGGCAATTGGGTATTCGGTATAAATCTTCTCGAAATGGAAAATTACTTGATCGAACTGAAGACTAGACTATAGAGTAGAGGTTGTCACATCAACTTATACGCCGTCTCATCGGTTCCCAGTTGAAGCCCCGATCTCTAAACCGGTTAATTGACTATTGTGATTGGCTTATCAAGGCGGGGCCGCCGAAACCGGGCTCGGCTCTATCATGGTAGTAGCATAAGGAGCAACGTCAAGATAAGCCTGTCGCAATGGTTTGAGTTGCATATTAATGAACCAATCAGTTTGTTTTGGAAGCTATTGCCGACCTGTCAAATGCTTCTCGGGCGTAAATGACACTCGCCGAATGGTCATATGCATACGACGGCCTTCCACCTCCGCCATGGTCCATACTGGAAATAGAAGGCCGCGAGAGAACTTGACTAACTAGCCTATGGCATTTGAACCATTTCTAGCCGAAATCATAGAAGTGTGATGTAACTGCCGATCAGTATAGACTCACGAGCTCAAACGATTCTCCAGAATGATGCATAGATAAGATACCATAGACAGACACCAATAACCCATTGTACAAGTCTAACTATGCTAATAATACACAGCtgtttttattttcttcAGCAATGTAAACAGATTGAGTCTATTGCCATGACTCTCCTTGATAGTTTTACCAAGTGATTCGAGGTGTTACAAGATTTATACAGTTTATGCAACATGCTTGGCCAGCATCGACTGGAGAGCCTGAGGGTTAGCACCGAccaactcatcaaccttgCTTCCATtcttgaagacgaagaaagTTGGCATAGCGCGAACGCCGAGCTCGGCGGTCAGGTCGGGGAGCTCATCGACGTCAAACTTGACGAATTGGATGTTGTCTGAAAGAGCCTTCTCTTCCGAGAGCCTGAGGTTCTATTGTCAGTTGCCCATTTTGCAATGGTGCTGTATCTTTTGAGCCACTTACTTGTTGAGGATGGGAGAGATGGCCTTGCAAGGACCGCACCATGTAGCGAAGCAGTCGATAAGAACAGCCTTGTCTGTTGTGGAAACAAGGTCCTTAAACTCTTTCGTTCTATCAGATCAAGTCAGTAAGAATTATTCCCAGAACCTTCATGATTGCTCTTAAACTCACGTCTTGATATCCTGCACAGCGAATCGAGCAGCCGTGCTATGGAATGGCCGGGCAGCGAAAGTCACAGCGCCAGATCGAGCAGCCTGGGCGACAGGTCGCATAAGACGGAAGGGAGAGGACATTGTATTAGTCTTATAAAACGTGTTGTTTATATGAGTTGTAAACTTGGATTAGGATGAGAGGTCTGGATTTCTAATTGTTAGCTCTGATGGCTCTTCATTGGGTGGAGTATGATGACTTGGTTGATTGGCCAATCATATTATGATGACACAAAGTTCATGAGTGGTCTTGGACGTTTCATGATAGAAACTCAAAAGTTTCATGATAATGTTTTAGGGTCGATATTGCGCTTTGACGATGTATAATGTGTTGGTAGGGGCCTACTGCGTATAGTACCTTTGATGTGATGGCATCATAGTGAAACAATTACCTCACCTCTAAAAGCTCTCAAGAGCCATGTTCAACGATGCCTCATGTTCTGATCAAGTTACATATGAGACAACAAACAAGAGAATCTACGTACTTTACACAGACTTCAGTAACTCACTCACTCTCTTATCCAGTCTTCACCTACTTGAACCACGGCCGCATCATCCCACACTTGTGGATATGCCACACCCAAATGTACGCATAGCATGATAATTTCCACATTCACAGCAGCTAAGCTAGTTCCCGAGATCTACGACGATcatcttataattaattactgCTTCAAATGCCGAGACCACGGACATAACTTATTTCATGCGCCTAGGGCTGTGGATCAGACCTAATCTTAATATAGCTATCACTTGACGTATGGTGAACCAGCTTTCAATCTCAGGATATTGTTCGATCTGGTCAATTAACCTATCAGCTTACAAACATTTacatcttcctcctctaaGGTGGACAGATATATGTCCATCGTCTTGTGATCTTGTCCACCCCCATTTTCCCATTGATGTTCATTGCGCTATCGCATCGCAAGATCTATTGTTTCATGCAATCAACCACTCTCGCGCCAAGCTCGATCTCAGGCTTCCAGTTTATGTGTCTGGATGCCCAAGTGCAAAAGCAAATCCCAGTTGCTCAAATCAAACCATTTTTCCCGCCTCCCATAAACCCCGGCTAGTAGAAAACAAAATGCTCCCCTCATCTCACAGACAAGATAAGGAAAACCACACCGGCTTCCCAAGGAATGACAGCGCCCAATGGGCACGAAAAGGGACCGGCCAAGGAGACTAGCTCCCTCACCAATAGTTGGTAAATCAAACGCGTCGAGTCTCCCAGTACTCTGTAATTGGCGGTCGACGCGGGGTATCAAAAGGTGCGGTATATGTAGTCGAGAAAAGAAATCCTAGCAGTGAACTTGGAATGCGCCGTAGTCATCAAGGTCGTGTCATACATCAGGAGCAAGTCGGTTCCCAGTACCGTCCATGTgataagctattataagaGTGTTGAGTCGTCATAAGAAGAGTCTTCGCTAATTTTGTTgttttcctctttttttGGTCGATTTTccgttgttgacaagaatAGTGAAGTGATAAGGAAATGTTAAATGAGTGACTTAGGTTAGTTGAGACGGTAAGGAAATAAAAGGAGTGAAAGGTGTCGTCTGGTCGACATTCGTTCAGTTGCGAGACTCTTCTTCTGAGCGATCAAGATTAGTTTAGCTTTCACACGGCTGGTTGGACGTGACTTCGTCGCCTCTCTGAATTCCCTGTGGCATCAACGGATGGCCGAGGAGTGATATCGAGTAGTTTAGCACTTCCAGCGCTAAAGTTGCGAACGTGACCTTTGCCCAGGTTGACGCTTCTAGCGCTCTGAACGTTGGCAAGCTCTTGTGATGGAGATACGGGTGATGTCGggctctcttcatcctcagatTCAAGCTCCAAGAGTCCCTCGTGACTCTTCATAGTGAATCTGTGCACAACTTGGGGCTGAGAACCAACAGCGCCCCATTTCATCTCTCCATCATTAGCAAActcttcctcatcgctgCTGGGACGTCCTTCACCGGAACGACGACCCATGAACTCAGGATTCGAGTTTCTTCGGGGAGTGAGCTTCGTCAAATATTCATCCTCGACGATCTCCAAGTTTTCTTCTGTGCTGTTCGTTGGGGAATCAGTGTGGGCGTCGTTTTGCTCACGCTGATTAGCCCTTCGAATGCTATCTCGTATGGCAGCTCGACGGCCACTGGCATTACCGGAAAGCCAGGAACCTTCGGAGTCAATCGAGGCGAGTGACATGGACATGCCAGCTTCTGGGGATGGTGAAACATATGCGCGCTCTACTGTCGACGGCGTACGGCGCATGGCCTCGGCGGATCGGTGGCCCGATGTTGGTGTGTCATAGCGCACGCCCAAGGACCTCAACTCCTCCATTTCACGGATCTTTTGTTCGGTGAGGATGGGCATGGGGGGTTCAGCTTCGGGCGACTGAACGCGTGAAGCTGGCGGTGAGAGAGGTAACTCAGGTAAGTCTTCCCGGAAGCGAGAACCAGTCCTCTTTGGGGCGCCAATGCTTGGTTTACGGGATAGATAGTTACCGCTTGAAGAGTTGGGCGAGTCCTCACCCTCGAGCTTAGCGAGGGCGTAGGCTTGCGCCTGTGCTCTTGACTGAGCTGCGGCTGCCTGCATCTCCTCCCGAG
This genomic stretch from Fusarium oxysporum f. sp. lycopersici 4287 chromosome 2, whole genome shotgun sequence harbors:
- a CDS encoding hypothetical protein (At least one base has a quality score < 10) yields the protein MGRPKRNVLAAAEAALTPPDYLEPNQSLVRVVKPEGNNLYTCELPNGKTLVLELAQRFRNTIWIKRGGFVLAERYEDGKEDTRAEGEIVNVVRDEKAWRKQPYWPNEFVRYTYGQERLRGRIQCR
- a CDS encoding dolichyl-P-Man:Man(5)GlcNAc(2)-PP-dolichyl mannosyltransferase (At least one base has a quality score < 10), producing MPESASGTLSQGVRFLRNVLNGRHALSKLIPIALWLVDALGCGLIIWKIPYTEIDWVAYMQQISQFVSGERDYTKMEGDTGPLVYPAAHVYTYTGLYYITDKGTNILLAQQIFAVLYMATLAVVMLCYWKAKVPPYMFIFLIASKRLHSLFVLRCFNDCFAVFFLWLTIFLFQRRQWTVGSLVYSWGLGIKMSLLLVLPAIGVILFLGRGLWPSLRLAWLMAQIQFAIGLPFITKNPRGYAARAFELSRQFQFKWTVNWRMLGEEVFLSKYFALSLLACHILVLLIFISKRWIQPTGRSLYDLIPSFLRLKSPFTMQEQLRISHYVTPEYAMTTMLTANLIGLLFARSLHYQFYAYLAWATPYLLWRATEDPVIVAIIWAAQEWAWNVYPSTTSAQPSAVKRAVPATAAQVGDV
- a CDS encoding D-amino-acid oxidase, which produces MPGDYDIEYASPFAGANVCPMATRERSRWERRTWVEFKKLCEQVPEAGIHFQKCHIQRRKKDAEAAKNQTFPDALFMEEPWYKEIFEDFREQNPDEVTRGYDSGCEFTSVCINTAIYLPWLVGQCLKNGVVFKRGILTDISEAKKLSHTGNVPNIIVNATGLGSLKLGGVKDETMAPARGQIVLVRNESTPMLITSGVEDGGADVMYLMQRAAGGGTILGGTYDIGNWESQPDPNIAQRIMQRIVEARPEVADGKGVKGLSVIRHAVGLRPWRRDGLRLEEEKLDDETWIVHNYGHSGWGYQGSYGCAEGVVDIVDKVGKAAKSKL
- a CDS encoding D-amino-acid oxidase, which gives rise to MANTIVVVGAGVSGLTSAYLLSKNKGNKITVVGKHMPGDYDIEYASPFAGANVCPMATRERSRWERRTWVEFKKLCEQVPEAGIHFQKCHIQRRKKDAEAAKNQTFPDALFMEEPWYKEIFEDFREQNPDEVTRGYDSGCEFTSVCINTAIYLPWLVGQCLKNGVVFKRGILTDISEAKKLSHTGNVPNIIVNATGLGSLKLGGVKDETMAPARGQIVLVRNESTPMLITSGVEDGGADVMYLMQRAAGGGTILGGTYDIGNWESQPDPNIAQRIMQRIVEARPEVADGKGVKGLSVIRHAVGLRPWRRDGLRLEEEKLDDETWIVHNYGHSGWGYQGSYGCAEGVVDIVDKVGKAAKSKL
- a CDS encoding thioredoxin 1, which gives rise to MSSPFRLMRPVAQAARSGAVTFAARPFHSTAARFAVQDIKTTKEFKDLVSTTDKAVLIDCFATWCGPCKAISPILNKLSEEKALSDNIQFVKFDVDELPDLTAELGVRAMPTFFVFKNGSKVDELVGANPQALQSMLAKHVA